A window from Mangifera indica cultivar Alphonso chromosome 2, CATAS_Mindica_2.1, whole genome shotgun sequence encodes these proteins:
- the LOC123208769 gene encoding non-specific phospholipase C2 produces MFSKLHSFLCLFFVLLLLFHSHTLHLHANPIKTVVVLVMENRSFDHMLGWMKKLNPKIDGVDGSQFNLLNASDPNSRRFFFNNQAHFLDPDPGHSFQAIREQLFGSNDTSADPPPMNGFAQQAFSMDPSFNMSNDVMNGFDPDMLPVYKALVSEFAVFDRWFASVPSSTQPNRLFVHSGTSAGATSNIPALLIKGYPQRTIFQNLDDAKIDWGIYYQNIPATLFYRNLRKLKYIGKFHPYGSSFKKDAQQGKLPGYVVLEQRYTDSKKEPANDDHPTHDVYQGQMFVKEVYETLRASPQWNETLLVITYDEHGGYFDHVATPVRGVPSPDGIVGPEPFLFKFDRLGVRVPTIMVSPWIEKGTVVHGPNGSPFPTSEYEHSSITATVKKIYNLPNFLTKRDEWAGTFEGILQTRTEPRTDCPEQLPTPVRIRPGDANEDAQLSEFQQELLQLAAVLKGDNIFTSFPEKIGKNMTVKQGKEYMEDAVRRFFEAGQQAKRMGVDEEQIVQMKPSLTTRSSKPSTKQP; encoded by the exons atgttCTCTAAATTACACtcctttttatgtttgttttttgttcttcttcttcttttccataGCCACACCCTTCATCTCCATGCTAATCCCATCAAAACCGTGGTGGTTTTAGTGATGGAGAATCGTTCCTTTGATCATATGCTGGGATGGATGAAGAAACTCAACCCCAAAATCGACGGTGTTGATGGTTCCCAATTCAATCTATTAAATGCCTCCGATCCCAACTCTCGTCgcttcttcttcaacaaccaGGCTCACTTCCTCGACCCTGATCCCGGCCACTCTTTCCAGGCCATTAGGGAGCAGTTGTTCGGTTCTAATGACACCTCAGCTGATCCCCCTCCTATGAACGGCTTTGCTCAGCAGGCTTTCTCCATGGATCCCTCCTTCAACATGTCTAACGATGTGATGAACGGCTTTGATCCTGATATGCTCCCTGTTTACAAAGCTCTCGTCTCTGAATTTGCTGTGTTTGACAG GTGGTTTGCGTCGGTGCCTTCGTCGACGCAGCCCAATAGGCTGTTCGTGCACTCGGGGACATCGGCCGGAGCAACGAGCAACATTCCGGCGTTGCTAATCAAAGGGTACCCACAAAGGACGATTTTCCAGAACCTCGACGACGCTAAAATAGACTGGGGGATATACTACCAGAACATTCCAGCGACACTGTTTTATAGAAACCTAAGAAAGCTGAAATACATTGGAAAATTTCACCCTTACGGCTCGTCCTTCAAGAAAGACGCACAACAAGGCAAGCTTCCGGGTTATGTTGTGCTGGAGCAACGGTACACAGACAGCAAAAAGGAGCCTGCAAATGACGATCATCCAACACATGATGTGTATCAGGGACAGATGTTTGTGAAGGAGGTGTATGAGACTCTGAGGGCCAGTCCACAGTGGAATGAAACTCTGCTTGTGATCACTTATGATGAACATGGTGGATATTTTGATCATGTGGCTACGCCTGTTCGTGGGGTCCCTAGCCCTGATGGGATCGTGGGGCCTGAGccttttcttttcaagtttGATCGGTTGGGGGTTAGGGTTCCGACGATCATGGTGTCGCCTTGGATTGAAAAGGGCACTG TTGTGCATGGACCTAATGGGTCACCTTTTCCAACGTCGGAATACGAGCATTCTTCTATTACGGCAACAGTCAAGAAAATCTACAACCTGCCTAATTTTCTTACTAAGAGGGATGAATGGGCGGGCACCTTTGAAGGCATTCTCCAGACTCGGACAGAACCCAGAACTGATTGCCCAG AGCAACTCCCAACGCCAGTCAGGATCAGGCCCGGTGATGCAAATGAAGACGCACAGCTTAGTGAATTCCAACAGGAGCTACTGCAACTTGCAGCAGTACTAAAAGGAGACAATATCTTTACGAGTTTCCCAGAAAAAATAGGTAAGAACATGACTGTCAAGCAAGGAAAGGAGTACATGGAAGATGCAGTAAGGCGCTTCTTCGAGGCAGGGCAACAAGCTAAAAGAATGGGAGTTGACGAGGAACAAATTGTACAAATGAAACCCTCCCTCACTACAAGATCATCAAAACCTTCAACAAAGCAGCCATAA